Proteins encoded by one window of Rutidosis leptorrhynchoides isolate AG116_Rl617_1_P2 chromosome 7, CSIRO_AGI_Rlap_v1, whole genome shotgun sequence:
- the LOC139860551 gene encoding uncharacterized mitochondrial protein AtMg00810-like yields MEQYHPDTSLFVFKKDSFLIYLLVYVDDIILTGNNVALIRFFISRLRKEFHLTDLGKLNYFLGLEVSYHDSGIFLSQLKYAHDILTRAKLLDIKRATTPLSSSAYFTSQGTPYSDPTQYRSLVGALQYLTITRLDLSYAVNQVSQFLHAPTQEYFQGVKRILRYVKGTLTYGISFLHSPSSSIIGYSDADWARCIETRCSTYGYSVFFGGNLVSWSTKKQPTVSRSNYESEYRALANTAAEIIWQTHLLRELHVLPSGRPTLLCDNRSALFLSQNPISHKRAKHIDIDLHFVRELVLSGKLHMKSMRLKHKQFTSNGKRGCRGRTRYGFLSYLGSEYSRNRSKRSCNKAAVQE; encoded by the exons ATGGAGCAATATCACCCGGATACATCTTTATTTGTCTTCAAGAAGGATTCATTTCTAATTTATCTTCTTGTTTATGTAGATGACATTATTCTTACGGGTAATAATGTCGCTCTTATTCGCTTCTTTATCTCACGATTACGCAAGGAGTTTCACCTTACGGATCTTGGCAAGTTGAACTATTTCCTTGGTCTTGAAGTTTCTTATCATGATTCGGGTATCTTCTTGAGCCAATTAAAGTATGCGCATGATATTTTGACACGTGCTAAATTATTGGATATCAAGCGTGCGACAACGCCTCTATCTTCCTCGGCTTACTTTACTAGTCAAGGTACTCCATATTCGGACCCCACACAATATCGCTCTTTAGTTGGTGCACTTCAGTATCTTACCATCACGCGACTAGATTTATCTTATGCTGTGAATCAAGTTAGTCAGTTTCTTCATGCACCAACTCAAGAATATTTTCAGGGCGTTAAACGGATTCTTCGGTATGTCAAAGGTACTCTCACTTATGGAATCTCCTTTTTGCACTCTCCCTCATCCTCAATAATAGGCTATTCTGATGCTGATTGGGCTCGTTGTATCGAGACTCGTTGTTCCACTTATGGATACTCAGTCTTTTTTGGCGGTAATCTTGTTTCCTGGAGTACAAAGAAACAACCGACTGTTTCTCGTTCTAACTATGAGTCCGAGTACCGTGCCTTGGCCAACACTGCTGCTGAGATTATCTGGCAAACTCACCTACTTCGGGAGCTGCATGTTCTGCCCTCTGGACGGCCAACTCTTTTATGTGACAACCGGAGTGCACTCTTCCTTAGTCAGAATCCGATTTCTCACAAGCGAGCTAAGCATATTGACATTGACTTGCATTTTGTAAGGGAATTGGTGCTTTCCGGAAAGTTACACATGAA AAGCATGAGGCTGAAACATAAACAGTTTACTAGCAATGGTAAAAGAGGTTGTAGAGGTCGAACAAGGTATGGGTTCTTGAGCTATTTGGGCAGTGAATACAGCAGGAACAGAAGTAAAAGAAGCTGTAACAAGGCTGCAGTACAGGAGTAA